The segment GGCAAAAAAACCTTCGCTTTCTGCCGGAATGTTGGAATTACAGGCAAAGTAAAGCCCGCATAAAGGCCTGTGCGCGGATGCGGGCAAAAGATGTATATTAGCAGGCAACAAAATCTGCTGATATGAATAAAAAAATTTTCCTGTACGCATTCCTTTTCCTGTTTACAGCTTTCGCCGGCCGGGGACAAATTCCGGGTAATCTTGAACCCTCAAAGTATTTTGGTTTTCAACCGGGAACTGACCGGGAGCTTATCGATTACAACCAGCTGATTACTTACTTCAGTAAGCTGGATGAACAATCTCCGCTCATGAAGATGGAAGAAATCGGTGTAAGCCCGCTGGGAAAGAAAATGTATGTGGTGTTTATTTCTTCCGAGAAGAACATCCAGCATCTTGACCAGCTGGGAAAGATAAACCGGAAGCTTGCACTGGAGGCAAACCTGAGCGAACAGGAAAGGAATCAGTTGATCAGCGAAGGAAAGGTATTTGTTCTGGCAACCCTCTCCATGCATTCCGAAGAGGTTGGCCCGTCGCAGGCCGCACCGATTATAGCCTGGGATCTGGTCAACCTGAAGAAGCCCGGTATGAAAGAGTGGCTTGACCAGGTGGTGTTTATGATGGTTCCCTGCCATAATCCTGACGGAATGCAGATGGTTGTTGAAAATTACCGCAAATACAAAGGAACCAAATATGAAGGATGCTCCCTTCCGGGAGTTTATCACAAATATGTGGGGCACGACAACAACCGGGATTTCATTTCCCTTTCGCAGGAAGATACCAGGGCCATTAACCAGTTGTACAGCAAAAAATGGTTTCCCCAGGTAATGATTGAGAAGCACCAGATGGGGGCTACGGATGTGCGTTATTTTGCGCCTCCTCCGCATGATCCGATTGCCGAAAATGTGAACGAAGCAATATGGAACTGGATGCGGGTATTTGGCTCAGCCATGGCCAAAGACATGACCGCCGCCGGTCTGGCGGGCGTGACCCAGGAATACCTGTTCGACGATTACTGGCCGGGTTCTACGGAAACGGCCATCTGGAAAAACATGATCGGCATGCTGACCGAATGTGCCAGTGCCAATGTGGCCTCTCCTGTGTGGATTGAGAAGAACGAACTGCAGGTTGACGGCAAAGGGCTGGGCGATTACAAAAAGAGCATCAACATGCCCCTGCCCTGGCCCGGCGGATGGTGGAGACTGGGCGATATCGTTCAGTACGAAATAGAATCTACCTGGTCACTGCTCAGAACAGCCGCCGTGTACCGCGCTGATATCCTCAGACTGCGCAATGACTTGTGCAGAAAAGAAGTGGCCAATGGCCGCAGCATGTCGCCTGCCTATTACATTCTTCCTGCCGGCCAGCCCGATCAGAGCGAACTGGTCAACCTGGTAAACCTTCTGGATGAGCATGGAATTGATGTTTACGAACTTGCTTCGGACGTGAAGATCAACAACCTGTTGTTTCACAAAGGCGACATTGCCATACCTCTCGCCCAGCCGTTCCGGCCTTTCATCAAAGAGGTGATGGAAAAACAAGCCTTTCCCGAACGACACTACACCCCCGGAGGGGAAATGATTCAGCCCTACGACATAACCTCCTGGTCATTGCCCCTGCACAGATCATTGAAATGCACGGAAATTCCGAAAACAGATGACCTGCTCGATGCTTCCCTCAGGAAGGTTTCCATACCCTATACGCTGAGGATATCGAAATCAGTGCCCTCCGGAAAAAATACCGTATTGCTCAGTGCAGCCAACAACGGCAGTTTTTCTGCGGCTTTCAGCGCTCTGACCGGCGGGCTGAAAGTGGAGAGAACCGGTACAGCGGTTACCATGGGAGAAAATGTTTATCCGTCGGGCAGTTTTGTCATTTCAGCCGGAAAAGAAACCTACGATGCCCTGAACAAACTGGTTCAATCGCTGACGTTCGAACCGGTTTTTACCGATCGTAAAAATCTTCCTTCTCTTCAACCGGTCAGGCTTCCTTCCGTAGCACTGGTCGAAAGCTGGTTCCATGATATGGATGCCGGATGGACCCGCTTCCTACTGGACCAGTACCATATACCCTATAAAGTTATACGGCCGTCGGACCTTGCCGACCCCAAAAAGGAAATCAAAGCCGATATACTGATATTTCCCGACCAGAATAAATCGATTCTGATGGAAGGAAAATACAGAGGAGGAAGCGACAGCTATATGACAGCCGATTATCCTCCTGAGTATGCAAAAAGAATGGGCAAGAACGGATTGGAAAAAGTGCTCAGGTTTATGAACAAAGGAGGAAGGATTGTCGCCTGGGGAAGGTCTGTCAGTTTGTTTGAAGGAATGCTCGAAATTAATGAGAATGATACCGTCAGTGATAAAACGGTGAAGGAAGAAAAAGAAGAGTTTGTCCTCCCCTTCCGCGATATTTCGGAGAATTTATCCAGGTCGGGACTGGTCTGCCCCGGTTCTCTGATGAAAGTCAATTTTCTTCCCGATCATCCCCTGACGTATGGAATGCCTGCATCAGCCGGAGTTTTTTACCGTGGCCGGCCGGCTTTCCGGACGTTTGTACCCGGGTTCGATATGGACCGCCGGGTGATCGGCAGTTTCCCCGAAAAGGATATCCTTATGAGCGGATACTGCAACAAGGAAGAGCTTTTATCAGAACTTCCCACGGCAGTATTGATTACCAAAGGAAAAGGACAGTTGGTGCTTTTCTCCTTTTCACCGGTATTCAGGGCTTCCATGCAGGGAAACTACAAATTACTTTTCAATGCCATCCTGATGTAGCAAACCTGCGGGAGTTAGCAATTCACTGAGAAATTTCTGCATGCGGCCTACATGGGAACCTTCCCAGTAGATTTTTCCGCAGGAGGTACAGCAATAAAAGCGGCGATAAAACCGGAACGTACGTTTACTGACCCTGGGTTCGGCTTCTTTCCGCGAAATCCGTTTAACCTTTCCGTTGCAGCGGGTACAGCGGGAAAACGGTTGGGCCAGTTTGTGCAATGAAAAATAGTTTACCACCTCCTGAATCTGGGTGCGGGGATTATCGGACCTGATGAAGTAGCCGTGGGTAACACGGTCATTTTTCAGTATTCCGAGGTCGCGGGTCAGGATGATGCGTTTCTGGGAACGGGCAATATCAATAATCTCCCTGTCGCCGAGGGAATTTTCATAGACTGTATCGAATCCGGCCAGACGCAGGTACCTGGCCAGCCTTCCCAGGTGGACATCCAGAACAAATTTCGGTTTACGCAGAGGCCGGGGCCTGAGATGAGTAACATCCGAAATATCCAGTGTTTCAAAAACAGGATAAACCGATATCTGATCCCCGGGCTGAAGATGATGACCGAAGGAAACTGAATTCCCGTTAACCAGAATGAGATCCACTTCGGTATGCGGTACACCGATAGCCTGGATGGCATCCTTCACCGACGGATTGCCGTTGAAAAGGTAGGGGAAAGCCTTTTGCCGGTACTTCGGCCTCAGAAAATCATTCAGTTCTGCATAAAAGCGGAACATGCAATATTTTTTCATTGCCCGGATCTTTGAACACACTGCCGTTTATCTGGCCGGAGATTTTTCTGCCGATCTTTTCCACAGGAAATACACCGGAATGCCGATAAGAACAATGATCAATCCCGGCCAGGTAAATTTCGGCTTATAGAAAAGGAGCATCAGCATGACAAAAAGGGAGAAAACCACATACACCGCAGGCAATACAGGATAACCAAAGGCCCTGTACAGACGTTCTGCTTCGGGGCGTTTTTTGCGGAGAATGTATATGGCTGAAATAATCAGGACATTAAAGATCATAACGGCAAAGATGACATAGTCGAGCAAATCGCTGTACGTGCCGGAAAGACAAAGAAGGATACCCCACACACCCTGAACAGCCAGCCCGATGGCAGGAACATTACGGCGGCTCAATATACCCGTCCTCCGGAAGAAAAGTCCGTCCTGTGCCATGGCATAGTAAACCCTGGCCCCGGTAAGAATAATACCATTGTTGCAACCGAAAGTTGAGATAACCACTGCCAGGGCCATAATGATTTCAGCCGGTTTTCCGAGAATCTGGTACATGGAAGCAGTACCCACCCTGTCTTCGGCAGCGTACTGGATACCCCGGGCTGCCGCCGTAAGGCCTTCCGGATCGCCCCGCAACGGAAGGGATTTCAGGTACACCACATTTACAAGAAAATAGAGAAGTGTAACGATTACTGTACCGAGAAACAGGCTGACAGGGATGGTCTTTTTCGGATTGATCACTTCGGCCGAAGCAAAGGTTACATTGTACCATGCATCAGCCGAAAAAAGGCTTCCGACCATGGCCGTGGCAAGGGTTGCCATCAGGGCAAATCCGGTGAGGGATGAAAGAGGATCGGAAGGGTTGCTTCCCCGGGTATTCCATATTCCCTGCGGATTCTGGTCTGCAATGCCTGTGCCCCGTAACACCCAGAAACCAATAAGAACAAAAAGAATCAAAATGGCAGCTTTGGTGAAGGTAAAGATATTCTGCACCCATT is part of the Bacteroidales bacterium genome and harbors:
- a CDS encoding Mut7-C ubiquitin/RNAse domain-containing protein — protein: MKKYCMFRFYAELNDFLRPKYRQKAFPYLFNGNPSVKDAIQAIGVPHTEVDLILVNGNSVSFGHHLQPGDQISVYPVFETLDISDVTHLRPRPLRKPKFVLDVHLGRLARYLRLAGFDTVYENSLGDREIIDIARSQKRIILTRDLGILKNDRVTHGYFIRSDNPRTQIQEVVNYFSLHKLAQPFSRCTRCNGKVKRISRKEAEPRVSKRTFRFYRRFYCCTSCGKIYWEGSHVGRMQKFLSELLTPAGLLHQDGIEK
- a CDS encoding amino acid permease — translated: MADTVRYEFKRRLNVFDSTMLVMGSMIGSGIFIVSADMARELASPGWLLVAWALTGIMTVIAAISYGELAAMMPQAGGIYVYLREAYSPLFGFLYGWTLFLVIQTGTIAAVGMAFAKYLGVLIPSISEANILLDLGVVKVTAVHFVAIASIVFLTWVNMRGVEEGKWVQNIFTFTKAAILILFVLIGFWVLRGTGIADQNPQGIWNTRGSNPSDPLSSLTGFALMATLATAMVGSLFSADAWYNVTFASAEVINPKKTIPVSLFLGTVIVTLLYFLVNVVYLKSLPLRGDPEGLTAAARGIQYAAEDRVGTASMYQILGKPAEIIMALAVVISTFGCNNGIILTGARVYYAMAQDGLFFRRTGILSRRNVPAIGLAVQGVWGILLCLSGTYSDLLDYVIFAVMIFNVLIISAIYILRKKRPEAERLYRAFGYPVLPAVYVVFSLFVMLMLLFYKPKFTWPGLIIVLIGIPVYFLWKRSAEKSPAR